The stretch of DNA ttgatattttttttcaagtgttctggtaaaattaacataccaGGAAAAAAAAACGTACCGGAATAGTGTTTTGGGGTGTAACCAATCTACCAAAAAAGTTATAAaagacaaagtaaaaaaaacatcacaagataaaaaaaaaaatataagagtaaTGGCTAGAGAAAATTAAAATCCGTACCCTAGTCATAAATCAACCATATCAGAGGGGTTCATAGCAATAGCAACTTTTGTGCAAGAATGATCCAATAAAATACTCACTAACTGATTGTCTAATCCGTTCAATTCATGGAGGAGTCGGCCACTCTCTAAAGCCGGTAAGGAAAGTAATGATAAAATCAGTCCTTCAGGCAATACCATCATATGTAATGAGTATTTATATTATACCGGATGCCACGGTGAATGACATTGAAAAAAGGCTAAATTCCTTTTGGTGGGGTGGTGGCACTAATAATAAAGGTATTCGTTGGATGTCATGGGAGAGATTAGCATGTGTCAAGGATGAAGGATTAAGCTTTcgtaatttttaaaactttcaaTATTTCTATGGTGGCGAACAGGGCCGGCCATGTGGGTGTGCAAGGTGAGCCACCGCACAGGGCCTCAAACGTTTAAGGGCCTCAAATTGTTTATATcggtctattaaaaaatttatttatgtaaaataaataatgactttgttactactaaaaatatgttagtactaaaaaaaagaaaatttaataggcacactcttaattttataagtaacttgcggttgattgtaaaaaaagaaactaacattTCAAGAAAGTTTTTTTCCCGAAGGAACCGTAAGTTGGTAATAatattagattgaagatgtattttaatgttattgattaaaatatgtcgcttttagatgttatttactataatgactatttttcatgttatttataattcaaatagataacgagttttaaaaaaataattgtattttttattaacaatttatgtttaattttcaAACAGGGCCTTTAAATACTCGGGATCGGCCCTGGTGGCGAAACAAGGATGAAAAATTATGTCGAAGCTGGAGACGTTGGTAGCAAGGATTTCCAAAGCAAGGTATTTCCCAAATTCGTCACTTTTTGAAGCAAGTCATGGTTATAATCCTAGTTATGTGTGGAGAAGCTTATGGAAATCTTGTAACGTTCTCAAACTTTGTTGTAGGTGGAGTGTTGGTGACGGGAGTAAAATTAAGGTGATGACGGATCCTTGGTTGAGGAGACAAGGACGTGGATGGGTGAGTGCACCTCAATCCCAAGGTGTGTATAATCTTAGTGTGGATAACTTGATGATTGAAGGGCTGAAACAGTGGGACTTTAATAAAATCACTAATTTATTTTCACATGATGTAGCAGAAGAGATACTAGCCGTCCCGCTAATTAGAGAGGTGCAGGAGGATAGGGAGACGACGAGGAACGGAAGGTAGCTGAAAGTGTCTATGGCAGATACACGCACCACCTAAAGTGAAACATATACTTTGGCGGATTTGTCGGGACTGTCTTCCAACAAGAGCTCAGCTGAGACAGCACTATGTGCAATGGCCCGTAGTCTGCGAACTGTGTAACGGTGAGATTGAAGATACAGTAAGATGGCTAGAAATTGTTGGAATGTTGCAGGTTTACATGCTGTTATTACAGCTCGGCTGAATGCTTATAACAATGTTAAAGATGTTATCTTTGATATATGCAGCAAGGAAACCAAGGAAGTTAAGTTAAACTTTCACAATATAGAGAATCAAAATTGAAATCTTACTCAAAACAATTTGAATAGAATTACTTCACTGAAAATAACctacgaaaaaaaaaatgatattttctaATTACACCTTGAGAATTTTTAGTTATACCTAACTAgacaaaatttcaaattttcaatcattaccctttttttttttttttttataatttcgcTTCATTTTCCTttcctcttcatcttcttttgtCACTATTCCTTTGTAGGAATTGACAAGATCAatgtatataaaacaaaatttcaatctcaGTTGAAAGGTTTAATTTGTGTCTGggaaattaaattgaaaatgtgCATAACAAGATCATCAAATAATAAGTTGAGCTTAACAccaaacaataaattaaatgaattaCATATGCAAATAATTCTAGCTTAGAATGCTCTTGATTTCTAGCATCAACATTTTGAACCAGTTAATCCTATGTTATTCTAATTGATTTCATGATTTTCTAATATCTTTCTTAAGCGAAGCAACTAGAACCGGTTACATGGGCTAGCATACTAATAGAAACTCAAGCAACCAGAgatacatatattattttaaataattccTCTAATCAGTTGATGCAATATCAATGTTAGAGCAGAGGATTTCTGCACTACAAACAAGTTCAGAATATTAAATTGGCTATAAATCTCTCCATCCCACCCTCTAGTGAGGAAGATGGATCAAACGTAACTATATGAATGGTAAAAATGACAACTAATTCAATTCAGCAATTCTCTGAACTTAAATGAAATGTTAAAACTGATTCCTGATAAAAGAGCAAAAACTATTGTCCACCCAAATATATTGAATGCCCGTTAGATTACctgacaaataaaataaaacaagaattaggacaaaacaaaataaatgtttTAGTTTCTTATGATATACAAAAAGGCAAGTAAGAGTGGACTAACCTTTTATACAGAGCTTTTACGTCTTCCCCTAACAATGGACTTTCTAGAAACAGATCACCGCATTCCTTCACATCAACTGTTTCAACATCAAATGCTCTGTCACCACAATATTCATTCCATTCAAACCacatttttgaaattaattctttCTTGAAACAAGTACTGTGATCTTGCTCTTCTGGAGAATCAGCAGCTATCAATCGATAAACAAACACTTTCCTTTTCTGGCCTGGCCGGAAAGCACGGCCAATAGCTTGACGAGTAACAGAGGGATTAAGATGGACGTCTAAGATGATGATCCGGGATGCCCCAACCAATGATATACCCTCGCCACATGCTTTGATGGacccaaaaaatattttggcATCAGGTGAATTGTTAAAGTTTTCCATGGCGCACTCCCTTTGTTCAGTGGTTGAATCTCCTGAAATCACAAAAATTTCTTTGTTAAGACCCCATCCCTTCCATTTCTTTGCTAACCTTTCTAAATATTTCAGAGGCAGGAGGTATTGGCTGAACACCAAAAGCTTCTCCCCACTTGATTCGCATAGGTTCAGCATATTGCGAAAGAATTTTGATTTAACACCATCTCTCACATCGAGGTTCACTATTAGATCATCCATTATACGATCAACATCAGATATAGAATTTTCATCCCATTTATCTGCAATCGGTGCCAATTTTGGGTGCAGATATACTGCACTCCCTACAGAAGACATCTTAAACTTTTTATACTTCGTCTTCATTTTATCAACTTCATGCTTCTGTCTAGGTGTAAGATTGAGCAACACAGTAAAATCTACTAGGCCAGGAAGCTCATCAAGAAAATCTCCTTTATAGTAGTGCAGTACCTTGCCAGTCATCTCCCGCAAATCATGTATAACAGCCACTTTCCTTTTAAAATCTGGGTCCGTTTGCAAAGTCTTTTCAACCAATTCACAGAAGTCATTCCCACCAGATATAAGGATTCTACTCTTAATGCGTCGGGCAATATGCTTAGATGTTTCCATCTTTAAAAACTTTGGGCGAACAAGGTTAAGCACGTTAAATACCTCCTTAACATGATTTTGATATAGGGTTCCAGACAGTACAACTTTTCTTGGTGTGTGTACTTTTGCAAGCGACTGTACAATATCAGTATTCTCATTCCTGGGGGTGTGTCCTTCATCTAAAATGAGAATTGAGGGAACCTTAAGCAATATATCTTGGCAAGATATTGATGCATTGCTATTACAGTTATCACGGATAATGGAAGAAAACTGTTGGTATCCTAAAAAAAGGATGCTCTTCTTATCCACCCACTGTTTTAAGACTTCCAATTGTTGTGATCTATTGTCAGCCTTCACAGTGTAAAGGTCATAAAGTGGTACATCTTCCACTTGCCATGTCTGAAACTCTTTTTTCCAAGTCGACAGTATTCCCTTAGGAAGCACCACCAGAGGTCGTGCATTGGGATACTTTCCTAGAAAACTCTGCACGAAACTGATAATCATGAATGTCTTTCCAGATCCTGGAGCGTGAGCCAGAATACATCCCCCAGGATGGTCCCCCGCCAGGTTTCTGACAAGAAAATTGAATCCTTCAACTTGGTGCGGTTTCATTTGATTTGCATGCCGAGGATGTGCTGATATTTCAGTTACCATGAGATCATCTTTAGCAATCTTAACTCCAAATATATCTGCTTTTTCTTTGGCATTCCCCGGTTCAGACATATAAGTTCTTGTGCTCCTTTTAACCTTCAATAAATtgataaagtaataaaaaacaGCAATAATAGTAAATCAGCTTTGTGCACTTGCTGCTTGCTAGCACTAACTATAAGTAAAACCTCAAATCTAAGTCCAGAACATATATACTCAGAAATAAGAAGGCAATGTTTAACGAAGCAATTGATCCCACGTCATAAAATGTCCTAATGTGCTACTACATCATTTTGGTTTGGTAAAGATGATCCTGAATGTTTTACAGAAttgaataaacaaaaatcaccatttttctcaaaaaagaggtatcaaaaaccataaattaaaagagattttGTAACACATCTAGTTTCTAAACTCTATCTGTTTCAATCTTCATATTATTAATGCTTATTGAAACATTTCACACATACTTCAAAACTCAATTCATGCACTTGCTATGTTCTTATGACCAAAAAAGCATAATACAGAGACAAGTGACTAACCTTGTATTGGAACTCAAATATGGTTTCAATTCCTCTGTCAATAACCCCACAAACGCGACAAACATAACCGAGGTCGTCTTTTAAAACAAAAGAATGATCACAGTCAggatcttcttcctcttcttcaggTGGCTGGTCGTTAGAAACATCCTAGTAGGAgtacaattaaaaaatattaaatataatcagtAAAATACAAggtttaaacaaaaattatccaTATGATAGAGAAAAATACTAAAAACCAAAGAACAGCACATGCAAATGCAAATGCAACTATCTCAGGTTTTAGTAACAGAAACTACATTCCTAATGCTATTAAAGTTAAATTACCATGATATGTATAGAAGTTATTTCTTGAGCAGAGAACAAAAGCATACTTACAATGTAAAATTTGAAGGAAGCTTTAAAATTAACATGAATAGAACAAGCTTAACAGAGAGAAGAGAAGCTGAATGTAAGAGCAAAATACTTAAACATTGTGATTCAGAAGATTTCAGGACATAAAATTACATGCAATATGCATTACATTAACTACAGTATGATACCCAGacgcttgttcaaaaaaaagtatgatAACCATAATATACATATGTATACCTTATACTAAATAAAGCTAATAGAAATGAATAGACCATTTTCTGTGAATATCGATAAAATTAATTAGTCTTTTTCAAAAGTCAATGGATATTCAGTGAATATCGACAAAATTAATTAGTCTTTTTTATAAATCGATGGATATTCATGTTAATAAGTAACAAGTAATAACCCCATCAAAGAAGGAAACAGAATCATACTTCTTTATATATCAATTCATTACCCCACACAATAGTCCATTTTTTCAATTTCCCCCCCTTGTC from Trifolium pratense cultivar HEN17-A07 linkage group LG5, ARS_RC_1.1, whole genome shotgun sequence encodes:
- the LOC123887227 gene encoding protein CHROMATIN REMODELING 35-like → MESSVHLLLPPAKRTASTGISSEEEYKKLKLSSDTLPHSAHGNVVDYKNPDVISDVIHRLESGKYGSVTKDIEALITQKMKTLGPYFAKYPILINKLLKVVSNHEEENHNPENKKVTGMSNHNVIDLDLDEGDIERDVLAPKREKNVPAAPFPVVIIDSDEEDDRDQTCFLPFHEVILPKPVQSPAIKRIGYHAPYSYPGGSAALALETSLPPKDTIKKDKGVHVGVHEEEDNKGYHAPNAYNGGSVVVALETSPPPKDNIKKDKGGYVGVHKEEDNQGYHAPNAYHGESADLKFETSLPPKDNTRKDKGVYVGVQEEENNEVDAEDDGLEDIWREMSLAIETSKDVSNDQPPEEEEEDPDCDHSFVLKDDLGYVCRVCGVIDRGIETIFEFQYKVKRSTRTYMSEPGNAKEKADIFGVKIAKDDLMVTEISAHPRHANQMKPHQVEGFNFLVRNLAGDHPGGCILAHAPGSGKTFMIISFVQSFLGKYPNARPLVVLPKGILSTWKKEFQTWQVEDVPLYDLYTVKADNRSQQLEVLKQWVDKKSILFLGYQQFSSIIRDNCNSNASISCQDILLKVPSILILDEGHTPRNENTDIVQSLAKVHTPRKVVLSGTLYQNHVKEVFNVLNLVRPKFLKMETSKHIARRIKSRILISGGNDFCELVEKTLQTDPDFKRKVAVIHDLREMTGKVLHYYKGDFLDELPGLVDFTVLLNLTPRQKHEVDKMKTKYKKFKMSSVGSAVYLHPKLAPIADKWDENSISDVDRIMDDLIVNLDVRDGVKSKFFRNMLNLCESSGEKLLVFSQYLLPLKYLERLAKKWKGWGLNKEIFVISGDSTTEQRECAMENFNNSPDAKIFFGSIKACGEGISLVGASRIIILDVHLNPSVTRQAIGRAFRPGQKRKVFVYRLIAADSPEEQDHSTCFKKELISKMWFEWNEYCGDRAFDVETVDVKECGDLFLESPLLGEDVKALYKR